Within Deltaproteobacteria bacterium, the genomic segment GCCGTGCTCGCGGGACTCTGGTACGCGGCCGCCTTCGCACGCGAGGGGAACGCCTTCCTCGACGTGGTGGCGCGCGAGAACTGGCTCCGCTTCGCCGGTGCGGAGGGCGCCGCGAGCGGGCACGCGCACGCCGCGGCCTACCTCGTGCCGCTCGGCCTCGTGGGCCTGCTGCCGTGGACACCGCTTCTCCCACTGGCGCTCGTCCCGCTCGCCGAGCGGCCGCGGGCGGCGGTAGTGCTCGCGGCGGCCTGGGTGGCGACCGGCGTCGCCTTCTTCTCGCTCGCGGCCGCGAAGCGGAGCGTCTACCTGCTGCCGCTCCACCCCGCGGTCGCGCTGCTCCTGGGCGCGGGCGTCGCCACCTGCGGCTCGGATGGGCGGCTCGCGCGGGCGGCGCGCCTCGGGGCCCATCTCTACGCCCCGGGGGCGCTTCTCCTTGCCGGCCTCGCCGGCGCCCTCGCCCTCGGTGCCGACCCCCTCGCGCTCGCGAGGCCCTGGCTCCGACCCGACGACGCGGCCGGGGCCGCGACGCTCGCCGGCGCCGCGCGCGGGGCGGCGCCCTGGCTCGCACTTCTCGCCTGCGCCACCGCCGTGGTCGTGCCGCTCGTGGCACTTTCCGCCCGGCGGGGTGAGTGGCGCAGGCTCGTCATCGCGGTCGCTGCGCTGTTCGGGCTCTGGACGGCGTCGTTCAACGTGTTCCTTCATCCGGCGATCGCCCGCGCGCGGAGCTTGAAGCCCTTCTTCGCGGACGTCGGGCACCTCCTGCCGCCGAACGTCCCCCTCTACACCCTCTACCCACCGGACCCGGGGCTCCGCTTCTACGCACCGCCGACGCTCCGGCCGTGGCCGAACCAGGGAATGGACGGCCGCGCGCGCCTGCTCCTCTGGGAGGACGAATGGCAGCGCCTGCGCGACACGAACGGGTCGACGCTCACCGTGCTCGCGCTGAGCGCGGCGCGGCAGGCCGGGCACGGCCGCCTGGTGCTGGTCGCGGCGCCGATCGGCCCGCTCGTCCCCGCCCCCGAGAGCGCCGGGCCACCCCCGCCGCTCGAGGTCAGAACGGGTAGTCGATCCCGGTGAAGATCGCGTTCCCCTCCGAGCCGCGGCCGATGTCGACGAAGCCGACGATCTGCGGCCGCACGA encodes:
- a CDS encoding phospholipid carrier-dependent glycosyltransferase; translated protein: MTAAREAVLLAAGCLALYLAGAADIPFYTRGEPREGLVVSEMLASGEWLVPARPEGELARKPPLYYWAAAGALAALPERPELALRLPSAVLGTAAVLGTWATARAVWGAAAGLPAALVLATTFEWTRAAVSARVDMALAAALTVALAGWTLALARGTPAATALAALGLALGTLAKGPIALVLPALAAAALRLARRDVGPLRALPVLGVAAVLAGLWYAAAFAREGNAFLDVVARENWLRFAGAEGAASGHAHAAAYLVPLGLVGLLPWTPLLPLALVPLAERPRAAVVLAAAWVATGVAFFSLAAAKRSVYLLPLHPAVALLLGAGVATCGSDGRLARAARLGAHLYAPGALLLAGLAGALALGADPLALARPWLRPDDAAGAATLAGAARGAAPWLALLACATAVVVPLVALSARRGEWRRLVIAVAALFGLWTASFNVFLHPAIARARSLKPFFADVGHLLPPNVPLYTLYPPDPGLRFYAPPTLRPWPNQGMDGRARLLLWEDEWQRLRDTNGSTLTVLALSAARQAGHGRLVLVAAPIGPLVPAPESAGPPPPLEVRTGSRSR